In one Drosophila albomicans strain 15112-1751.03 chromosome X, ASM965048v2, whole genome shotgun sequence genomic region, the following are encoded:
- the LOC117578280 gene encoding amyloid-beta-like protein isoform X3: MCASLRRNLLLRSLWAAVVLIGTVQAASPRWEPQIAVLCEAGQIYQPQYLSEEGRWVTDLSKKTTGATCLRDKMDLLDYCKKAYPNRDITNIVESSHYQKIGGWCRQGALNAAKCKGAHRWIKPFRCLEGPFQSDALLVPEGCLFDHIHNASRCWPFVRWNQTGAAACQERGMQMRSFAMLLPCGISLFSGVEFVCCPKHFKTDEIRVKKTDMPVMPPAQLNSNSNNNNNNNLNVNNNNNAANDELSVNEEDESNDSNYSKDANDDELDDEDDLMGDDEEDEMVADEAATVGGGAAGAGSDANSGALDDINAEYDSGEDSDNYEEDGAGSDSDVAGIADAWDQNGSSSGAKPAALPSLKAPSMSPASLTAVDQQQSKQSNQQQQAAKPELATSTPQLSAAAAAAAAAAASSAAMAGVGAGASAVGAPPSTAQPTSDPYFTHFDPHYEHQSYKEAQQRLEESHREKVTRVMKDWSDLEEKYQDMRLADPKAAQSFKQRMTARFQTSVQALEEEGNAEKHQLAAMHQQRVLAHINQRKREAMTCYTQALTEQPPNAHHVEKCLQKLLRALHKDRAHALAHYRHLLNSGGPGGLEAAASERPRTLERLIDIDRAVNQSMTMLKRYPELSAKIAQLMNDYILALRSKDDIPGSSLGMSEEAEAGILDKYRIEIERKVAEKERLRLAEKQRKEQRAAEREKLREEKLRMEAKKVDDMLKSQAAEQLQKQQTQQQQSQSQQQQQQQQQQQQQQLQDKSINSKELSMDGVGGLVTASNLNLDTTKSEKELADAEYAEATVSTKVQTVLPTVDDDAVQRAVEEVAAAVAHQEAEPQVQHFMTHDLGHRESSFSLRREFSHAHAAKEGRNVYFTLSFAGIALMAAVFVGVAVAKWRTSRSPHAQGFIEVDQNVTTHHPIVQEEKIVPNMQINGYENPTYKYFEVKE, encoded by the exons GCCTATCCCAATCGAGACATTACTAACATCGTGGAGTCATCGCACTACCAGAAAATCGGAGGCTGGTGTCGCCAGGGAGCACTCAATGCGGCCAAGTGCAAGGGAGCTCATCGCTGGATTAAGCCATTCCGTTGTCTAG AAGGACCATTCCAATCGGACGCACTGTTGGTGCCCGAGGGCTGCCTCTTCGATCACATACACAATGCGTCGCGTTGCTGGCCATTCGTGAGATGGAACCAAACCGGAGCTGCCGCCTGTCAGGAGCGTGGCATGCAGATGCGTAGCTTTGCCATGCTGTTGCCCTGCGGCATTTCGCTCTTCTCGGGCGTTGAGTTTGTCTGCTGCCCCAAGCACTTTAAGA CCGACGAGATACGCGTAAAGAAGACCGATATGCCTGTCATGCCGCCAGCTCAGctcaacagtaacagcaacaacaacaacaacaacaacttgaacgtcaacaacaacaacaatgcggcCAACGATGAGCTTAGCGTGAACGAGGAAGATGAGAGCAATGACTCCAACTACTCAAAGGATGCCAACGACGATGAACTGGACGACGAGGACGATCTGATGGGTGATGATGAGGAGGATGAAATGGTTGCCGATGAGGCGGCAACAGTTGGCGGCGGTGCAGCTGGCGCTGGCAGCGATGCCAACAGTGGGGCACTCGATGACATCAATGCGGAATACGACAGCGGCGAGGATAGCGATAACTATGAAGAGGATGGCGCTGGCTCCGATAGCGATGTGGCCGGCATTGCCGATGCCTGGGATCAAAATGGCAGCTCGAGCGGTGCCAAGCCGGCTGCGTTGCCCTCGTTGAAGGCTCCCTCGATGTCGCCGGCTAGCCTCACAGCTGTGGATCAGCAACAATCGAAGCAATcgaatcaacagcaacaagctgcGAAACCGGAACTTGCCACAAGCACGCCACAAttgtcagctgctgctgccgccgctgctgctgctgctgcctcatcGGCTGCCATGGCGGGTGTGGGTGCGGGTGCAAGTGCGGTGGGTGCACCGCCATCGACGGCACAGCCAACATCGGATCCATATTTCACGCACTTCGATCCCCACTACGAGCATCAGAGCTACAAA GAAGCCCAACAGCGCCTTGAGGAATCGCATCGCGAGAAGGTCACCCGTGTGATGAAGGACTGGTCCGATCTGGAGGAGAAGTACCAGGACATGCGACTGGCCGATCCCAAGGCAGCCCAGAGTTTCAAGCAGCGCATGACGGCACGCTTCCAG ACTTCTGTTCAGGCACTCGAGGAAGAAGGCAACGCCGAGAAGCACCAACTGGCCGCCATGCACCAACAGCGTGTCCTTGCCCACATCAATCAGCGCAAACGCGAAGCCATGACCTGTTACACTCAAGCGCTCACCGAGCAACCACCAAAC GCTCATCATGTCGAGAAGTGTCTGCAGAAATTGTTGCGTGCTCTGCACAAGGATCGTGCCCATGCCCTAGCCCACTATCGCCATCTGTTGAACTCGGGCGGTCCCGGCGGTCTGGAGGCAGCCGCATCGGAGCGACCACGCACACTGGAGCGTCTGATCGATATCGATCGTGCTGTCAACCAGTCGATGACCATGCTGAAGCGTTATCCCGAACTATCGGCCAAGATTGCCCAACTGATGAACGATTACATTTTGGCATTGCGCAGCAAGGATGACATTCCCGGCTCATCTCTGGGCATGAGCGAGGAGGCCGAGGCTGGCATTTTGGACAAGTATCGCATCGAGATCGAACGCAAGGTGGCCGAGAAGGAGCGTTTGCGTCTGGCCGAGAAGCAGCGCAAGGAGCAGCGTGCCGCCGAGCGTGAGAAGTTGCGTGAGGAGAAGTTGCGCATGGAGGCCAAGAAGGTGGACGATATGCTCAAGTCGCAGGCGGCAGAGCAAttgcaaaagcagcaaacccagcaacaacagtcccagtcacagcagcaacaacaacaacaacaacagcagcagcagcaacaactgcaggaCAAGAGCATCAATAGCAAGGAGTTGAGCATGGACGGAGTTGGCGGTCTGGTGACTGCATCGAATCTCAATCTTGACACAACCAAGAGCGAGAAGGAGCTGGCTGATGCTGAGTATGCTGAGGCCACGGTCAG CACCAAAGTGCAGACCGTCTTGCCAACGGTGGATGATGATGCTGTGCAGCGAGCTGTCGAGGAGGTGGCCGCCGCTGTGGCCCATCAGGAGGCTGAGCCACAGGTGCAGCACTTCATGACCCACGATCTGGGCCACCGTGAATCG AGCTTCTCGCTGCGACGCGAATTCTCGCATGCGCACGCGGCCAAGGAGGGGCGCAATGTCTATTTCACGCTCTCGTTTGCCGGCATCGCCCTAATGGCTGCCGTATTTGTCGGCGTGGCCGTTGCCAAGTGGCGAACATCGCGTTCGCCGCACGCGCAGGGCTTCATTGAGGTGGATCAG AATGTTACCACACATCATCCCATCGTGCAGGAGGAGAAAATCGTGCCCAACATGCAGATCAATGGGTACGAAAATCCGACCTACAAATATTTCGAAGTGAAAGAGTAA
- the LOC117578280 gene encoding amyloid-beta-like protein isoform X8, translating to MCASLRRNLLLRSLWAAVVLIGTVQAASPRWEPQIAVLCEAGQIYQPQYLSEEGRWVTDLSKKTTGATCLRDKMDLLDYCKKAYPNRDITNIVESSHYQKIGGWCRQGALNAAKCKGAHRWIKPFRCLGPFQSDALLVPEGCLFDHIHNASRCWPFVRWNQTGAAACQERGMQMRSFAMLLPCGISLFSGVEFVCCPKHFKTDEIRVKKTDMPVMPPAQLNSNSNNNNNNNLNVNNNNNAANDELSVNEEDESNDSNYSKDANDDELDDEDDLMGDDEEDEMVADEAATVGGGAAGAGSDANSGALDDINAEYDSGEDSDNYEEDGAGSDSDVAGIADAWDQNGSSSGAKPAALPSLKAPSMSPASLTAVDQQQSKQSNQQQQAAKPELATSTPQLSAAAAAAAAAAASSAAMAGVGAGASAVGAPPSTAQPTSDPYFTHFDPHYEHQSYKRLEESHREKVTRVMKDWSDLEEKYQDMRLADPKAAQSFKQRMTARFQTSVQALEEEGNAEKHQLAAMHQQRVLAHINQRKREAMTCYTQALTEQPPNAHHVEKCLQKLLRALHKDRAHALAHYRHLLNSGGPGGLEAAASERPRTLERLIDIDRAVNQSMTMLKRYPELSAKIAQLMNDYILALRSKDDIPGSSLGMSEEAEAGILDKYRIEIERKVAEKERLRLAEKQRKEQRAAEREKLREEKLRMEAKKVDDMLKSQAAEQLQKQQTQQQQSQSQQQQQQQQQQQQQQLQDKSINSKELSMDGVGGLVTASNLNLDTTKSEKELADAEYAEATVSTKVQTVLPTVDDDAVQRAVEEVAAAVAHQEAEPQVQHFMTHDLGHRESSFSLRREFSHAHAAKEGRNVYFTLSFAGIALMAAVFVGVAVAKWRTSRSPHAQGFIEVDQNVTTHHPIVQEEKIVPNMQINGYENPTYKYFEVKE from the exons GCCTATCCCAATCGAGACATTACTAACATCGTGGAGTCATCGCACTACCAGAAAATCGGAGGCTGGTGTCGCCAGGGAGCACTCAATGCGGCCAAGTGCAAGGGAGCTCATCGCTGGATTAAGCCATTCCGTTGTCTAG GACCATTCCAATCGGACGCACTGTTGGTGCCCGAGGGCTGCCTCTTCGATCACATACACAATGCGTCGCGTTGCTGGCCATTCGTGAGATGGAACCAAACCGGAGCTGCCGCCTGTCAGGAGCGTGGCATGCAGATGCGTAGCTTTGCCATGCTGTTGCCCTGCGGCATTTCGCTCTTCTCGGGCGTTGAGTTTGTCTGCTGCCCCAAGCACTTTAAGA CCGACGAGATACGCGTAAAGAAGACCGATATGCCTGTCATGCCGCCAGCTCAGctcaacagtaacagcaacaacaacaacaacaacaacttgaacgtcaacaacaacaacaatgcggcCAACGATGAGCTTAGCGTGAACGAGGAAGATGAGAGCAATGACTCCAACTACTCAAAGGATGCCAACGACGATGAACTGGACGACGAGGACGATCTGATGGGTGATGATGAGGAGGATGAAATGGTTGCCGATGAGGCGGCAACAGTTGGCGGCGGTGCAGCTGGCGCTGGCAGCGATGCCAACAGTGGGGCACTCGATGACATCAATGCGGAATACGACAGCGGCGAGGATAGCGATAACTATGAAGAGGATGGCGCTGGCTCCGATAGCGATGTGGCCGGCATTGCCGATGCCTGGGATCAAAATGGCAGCTCGAGCGGTGCCAAGCCGGCTGCGTTGCCCTCGTTGAAGGCTCCCTCGATGTCGCCGGCTAGCCTCACAGCTGTGGATCAGCAACAATCGAAGCAATcgaatcaacagcaacaagctgcGAAACCGGAACTTGCCACAAGCACGCCACAAttgtcagctgctgctgccgccgctgctgctgctgctgcctcatcGGCTGCCATGGCGGGTGTGGGTGCGGGTGCAAGTGCGGTGGGTGCACCGCCATCGACGGCACAGCCAACATCGGATCCATATTTCACGCACTTCGATCCCCACTACGAGCATCAGAGCTACAAA CGCCTTGAGGAATCGCATCGCGAGAAGGTCACCCGTGTGATGAAGGACTGGTCCGATCTGGAGGAGAAGTACCAGGACATGCGACTGGCCGATCCCAAGGCAGCCCAGAGTTTCAAGCAGCGCATGACGGCACGCTTCCAG ACTTCTGTTCAGGCACTCGAGGAAGAAGGCAACGCCGAGAAGCACCAACTGGCCGCCATGCACCAACAGCGTGTCCTTGCCCACATCAATCAGCGCAAACGCGAAGCCATGACCTGTTACACTCAAGCGCTCACCGAGCAACCACCAAAC GCTCATCATGTCGAGAAGTGTCTGCAGAAATTGTTGCGTGCTCTGCACAAGGATCGTGCCCATGCCCTAGCCCACTATCGCCATCTGTTGAACTCGGGCGGTCCCGGCGGTCTGGAGGCAGCCGCATCGGAGCGACCACGCACACTGGAGCGTCTGATCGATATCGATCGTGCTGTCAACCAGTCGATGACCATGCTGAAGCGTTATCCCGAACTATCGGCCAAGATTGCCCAACTGATGAACGATTACATTTTGGCATTGCGCAGCAAGGATGACATTCCCGGCTCATCTCTGGGCATGAGCGAGGAGGCCGAGGCTGGCATTTTGGACAAGTATCGCATCGAGATCGAACGCAAGGTGGCCGAGAAGGAGCGTTTGCGTCTGGCCGAGAAGCAGCGCAAGGAGCAGCGTGCCGCCGAGCGTGAGAAGTTGCGTGAGGAGAAGTTGCGCATGGAGGCCAAGAAGGTGGACGATATGCTCAAGTCGCAGGCGGCAGAGCAAttgcaaaagcagcaaacccagcaacaacagtcccagtcacagcagcaacaacaacaacaacaacagcagcagcagcaacaactgcaggaCAAGAGCATCAATAGCAAGGAGTTGAGCATGGACGGAGTTGGCGGTCTGGTGACTGCATCGAATCTCAATCTTGACACAACCAAGAGCGAGAAGGAGCTGGCTGATGCTGAGTATGCTGAGGCCACGGTCAG CACCAAAGTGCAGACCGTCTTGCCAACGGTGGATGATGATGCTGTGCAGCGAGCTGTCGAGGAGGTGGCCGCCGCTGTGGCCCATCAGGAGGCTGAGCCACAGGTGCAGCACTTCATGACCCACGATCTGGGCCACCGTGAATCG AGCTTCTCGCTGCGACGCGAATTCTCGCATGCGCACGCGGCCAAGGAGGGGCGCAATGTCTATTTCACGCTCTCGTTTGCCGGCATCGCCCTAATGGCTGCCGTATTTGTCGGCGTGGCCGTTGCCAAGTGGCGAACATCGCGTTCGCCGCACGCGCAGGGCTTCATTGAGGTGGATCAG AATGTTACCACACATCATCCCATCGTGCAGGAGGAGAAAATCGTGCCCAACATGCAGATCAATGGGTACGAAAATCCGACCTACAAATATTTCGAAGTGAAAGAGTAA
- the LOC117578280 gene encoding amyloid-beta-like protein isoform X6, translating to MCASLRRNLLLRSLWAAVVLIGTVQAASPRWEPQIAVLCEAGQIYQPQYLSEEGRWVTDLSKKTTGATCLRDKMDLLDYCKKAYPNRDITNIVESSHYQKIGGWCRQGALNAAKCKGAHRWIKPFRCLGPFQSDALLVPEGCLFDHIHNASRCWPFVRWNQTGAAACQERGMQMRSFAMLLPCGISLFSGVEFVCCPKHFKTDEIRVKKTDMPVMPPAQLNSNSNNNNNNNLNVNNNNNAANDELSVNEEDESNDSNYSKDANDDELDDEDDLMGDDEEDEMVADEAATVGGGAAGAGSDANSGALDDINAEYDSGEDSDNYEEDGAGSDSDVAGIADAWDQNGSSSGAKPAALPSLKAPSMSPASLTAVDQQQSKQSNQQQQAAKPELATSTPQLSAAAAAAAAAAASSAAMAGVGAGASAVGAPPSTAQPTSDPYFTHFDPHYEHQSYKVSQKRLEESHREKVTRVMKDWSDLEEKYQDMRLADPKAAQSFKQRMTARFQTSVQALEEEGNAEKHQLAAMHQQRVLAHINQRKREAMTCYTQALTEQPPNAHHVEKCLQKLLRALHKDRAHALAHYRHLLNSGGPGGLEAAASERPRTLERLIDIDRAVNQSMTMLKRYPELSAKIAQLMNDYILALRSKDDIPGSSLGMSEEAEAGILDKYRIEIERKVAEKERLRLAEKQRKEQRAAEREKLREEKLRMEAKKVDDMLKSQAAEQLQKQQTQQQQSQSQQQQQQQQQQQQQQLQDKSINSKELSMDGVGGLVTASNLNLDTTKSEKELADAEYAEATVSTKVQTVLPTVDDDAVQRAVEEVAAAVAHQEAEPQVQHFMTHDLGHRESSFSLRREFSHAHAAKEGRNVYFTLSFAGIALMAAVFVGVAVAKWRTSRSPHAQGFIEVDQNVTTHHPIVQEEKIVPNMQINGYENPTYKYFEVKE from the exons GCCTATCCCAATCGAGACATTACTAACATCGTGGAGTCATCGCACTACCAGAAAATCGGAGGCTGGTGTCGCCAGGGAGCACTCAATGCGGCCAAGTGCAAGGGAGCTCATCGCTGGATTAAGCCATTCCGTTGTCTAG GACCATTCCAATCGGACGCACTGTTGGTGCCCGAGGGCTGCCTCTTCGATCACATACACAATGCGTCGCGTTGCTGGCCATTCGTGAGATGGAACCAAACCGGAGCTGCCGCCTGTCAGGAGCGTGGCATGCAGATGCGTAGCTTTGCCATGCTGTTGCCCTGCGGCATTTCGCTCTTCTCGGGCGTTGAGTTTGTCTGCTGCCCCAAGCACTTTAAGA CCGACGAGATACGCGTAAAGAAGACCGATATGCCTGTCATGCCGCCAGCTCAGctcaacagtaacagcaacaacaacaacaacaacaacttgaacgtcaacaacaacaacaatgcggcCAACGATGAGCTTAGCGTGAACGAGGAAGATGAGAGCAATGACTCCAACTACTCAAAGGATGCCAACGACGATGAACTGGACGACGAGGACGATCTGATGGGTGATGATGAGGAGGATGAAATGGTTGCCGATGAGGCGGCAACAGTTGGCGGCGGTGCAGCTGGCGCTGGCAGCGATGCCAACAGTGGGGCACTCGATGACATCAATGCGGAATACGACAGCGGCGAGGATAGCGATAACTATGAAGAGGATGGCGCTGGCTCCGATAGCGATGTGGCCGGCATTGCCGATGCCTGGGATCAAAATGGCAGCTCGAGCGGTGCCAAGCCGGCTGCGTTGCCCTCGTTGAAGGCTCCCTCGATGTCGCCGGCTAGCCTCACAGCTGTGGATCAGCAACAATCGAAGCAATcgaatcaacagcaacaagctgcGAAACCGGAACTTGCCACAAGCACGCCACAAttgtcagctgctgctgccgccgctgctgctgctgctgcctcatcGGCTGCCATGGCGGGTGTGGGTGCGGGTGCAAGTGCGGTGGGTGCACCGCCATCGACGGCACAGCCAACATCGGATCCATATTTCACGCACTTCGATCCCCACTACGAGCATCAGAGCTACAAAGTAAGTCAGAAA CGCCTTGAGGAATCGCATCGCGAGAAGGTCACCCGTGTGATGAAGGACTGGTCCGATCTGGAGGAGAAGTACCAGGACATGCGACTGGCCGATCCCAAGGCAGCCCAGAGTTTCAAGCAGCGCATGACGGCACGCTTCCAG ACTTCTGTTCAGGCACTCGAGGAAGAAGGCAACGCCGAGAAGCACCAACTGGCCGCCATGCACCAACAGCGTGTCCTTGCCCACATCAATCAGCGCAAACGCGAAGCCATGACCTGTTACACTCAAGCGCTCACCGAGCAACCACCAAAC GCTCATCATGTCGAGAAGTGTCTGCAGAAATTGTTGCGTGCTCTGCACAAGGATCGTGCCCATGCCCTAGCCCACTATCGCCATCTGTTGAACTCGGGCGGTCCCGGCGGTCTGGAGGCAGCCGCATCGGAGCGACCACGCACACTGGAGCGTCTGATCGATATCGATCGTGCTGTCAACCAGTCGATGACCATGCTGAAGCGTTATCCCGAACTATCGGCCAAGATTGCCCAACTGATGAACGATTACATTTTGGCATTGCGCAGCAAGGATGACATTCCCGGCTCATCTCTGGGCATGAGCGAGGAGGCCGAGGCTGGCATTTTGGACAAGTATCGCATCGAGATCGAACGCAAGGTGGCCGAGAAGGAGCGTTTGCGTCTGGCCGAGAAGCAGCGCAAGGAGCAGCGTGCCGCCGAGCGTGAGAAGTTGCGTGAGGAGAAGTTGCGCATGGAGGCCAAGAAGGTGGACGATATGCTCAAGTCGCAGGCGGCAGAGCAAttgcaaaagcagcaaacccagcaacaacagtcccagtcacagcagcaacaacaacaacaacaacagcagcagcagcaacaactgcaggaCAAGAGCATCAATAGCAAGGAGTTGAGCATGGACGGAGTTGGCGGTCTGGTGACTGCATCGAATCTCAATCTTGACACAACCAAGAGCGAGAAGGAGCTGGCTGATGCTGAGTATGCTGAGGCCACGGTCAG CACCAAAGTGCAGACCGTCTTGCCAACGGTGGATGATGATGCTGTGCAGCGAGCTGTCGAGGAGGTGGCCGCCGCTGTGGCCCATCAGGAGGCTGAGCCACAGGTGCAGCACTTCATGACCCACGATCTGGGCCACCGTGAATCG AGCTTCTCGCTGCGACGCGAATTCTCGCATGCGCACGCGGCCAAGGAGGGGCGCAATGTCTATTTCACGCTCTCGTTTGCCGGCATCGCCCTAATGGCTGCCGTATTTGTCGGCGTGGCCGTTGCCAAGTGGCGAACATCGCGTTCGCCGCACGCGCAGGGCTTCATTGAGGTGGATCAG AATGTTACCACACATCATCCCATCGTGCAGGAGGAGAAAATCGTGCCCAACATGCAGATCAATGGGTACGAAAATCCGACCTACAAATATTTCGAAGTGAAAGAGTAA
- the LOC117578280 gene encoding amyloid-beta-like protein isoform X7 yields MCASLRRNLLLRSLWAAVVLIGTVQAASPRWEPQIAVLCEAGQIYQPQYLSEEGRWVTDLSKKTTGATCLRDKMDLLDYCKKAYPNRDITNIVESSHYQKIGGWCRQGALNAAKCKGAHRWIKPFRCLEGPFQSDALLVPEGCLFDHIHNASRCWPFVRWNQTGAAACQERGMQMRSFAMLLPCGISLFSGVEFVCCPKHFKTDEIRVKKTDMPVMPPAQLNSNSNNNNNNNLNVNNNNNAANDELSVNEEDESNDSNYSKDANDDELDDEDDLMGDDEEDEMVADEAATVGGGAAGAGSDANSGALDDINAEYDSGEDSDNYEEDGAGSDSDVAGIADAWDQNGSSSGAKPAALPSLKAPSMSPASLTAVDQQQSKQSNQQQQAAKPELATSTPQLSAAAAAAAAAAASSAAMAGVGAGASAVGAPPSTAQPTSDPYFTHFDPHYEHQSYKRLEESHREKVTRVMKDWSDLEEKYQDMRLADPKAAQSFKQRMTARFQTSVQALEEEGNAEKHQLAAMHQQRVLAHINQRKREAMTCYTQALTEQPPNAHHVEKCLQKLLRALHKDRAHALAHYRHLLNSGGPGGLEAAASERPRTLERLIDIDRAVNQSMTMLKRYPELSAKIAQLMNDYILALRSKDDIPGSSLGMSEEAEAGILDKYRIEIERKVAEKERLRLAEKQRKEQRAAEREKLREEKLRMEAKKVDDMLKSQAAEQLQKQQTQQQQSQSQQQQQQQQQQQQQQLQDKSINSKELSMDGVGGLVTASNLNLDTTKSEKELADAEYAEATVSTKVQTVLPTVDDDAVQRAVEEVAAAVAHQEAEPQVQHFMTHDLGHRESSFSLRREFSHAHAAKEGRNVYFTLSFAGIALMAAVFVGVAVAKWRTSRSPHAQGFIEVDQNVTTHHPIVQEEKIVPNMQINGYENPTYKYFEVKE; encoded by the exons GCCTATCCCAATCGAGACATTACTAACATCGTGGAGTCATCGCACTACCAGAAAATCGGAGGCTGGTGTCGCCAGGGAGCACTCAATGCGGCCAAGTGCAAGGGAGCTCATCGCTGGATTAAGCCATTCCGTTGTCTAG AAGGACCATTCCAATCGGACGCACTGTTGGTGCCCGAGGGCTGCCTCTTCGATCACATACACAATGCGTCGCGTTGCTGGCCATTCGTGAGATGGAACCAAACCGGAGCTGCCGCCTGTCAGGAGCGTGGCATGCAGATGCGTAGCTTTGCCATGCTGTTGCCCTGCGGCATTTCGCTCTTCTCGGGCGTTGAGTTTGTCTGCTGCCCCAAGCACTTTAAGA CCGACGAGATACGCGTAAAGAAGACCGATATGCCTGTCATGCCGCCAGCTCAGctcaacagtaacagcaacaacaacaacaacaacaacttgaacgtcaacaacaacaacaatgcggcCAACGATGAGCTTAGCGTGAACGAGGAAGATGAGAGCAATGACTCCAACTACTCAAAGGATGCCAACGACGATGAACTGGACGACGAGGACGATCTGATGGGTGATGATGAGGAGGATGAAATGGTTGCCGATGAGGCGGCAACAGTTGGCGGCGGTGCAGCTGGCGCTGGCAGCGATGCCAACAGTGGGGCACTCGATGACATCAATGCGGAATACGACAGCGGCGAGGATAGCGATAACTATGAAGAGGATGGCGCTGGCTCCGATAGCGATGTGGCCGGCATTGCCGATGCCTGGGATCAAAATGGCAGCTCGAGCGGTGCCAAGCCGGCTGCGTTGCCCTCGTTGAAGGCTCCCTCGATGTCGCCGGCTAGCCTCACAGCTGTGGATCAGCAACAATCGAAGCAATcgaatcaacagcaacaagctgcGAAACCGGAACTTGCCACAAGCACGCCACAAttgtcagctgctgctgccgccgctgctgctgctgctgcctcatcGGCTGCCATGGCGGGTGTGGGTGCGGGTGCAAGTGCGGTGGGTGCACCGCCATCGACGGCACAGCCAACATCGGATCCATATTTCACGCACTTCGATCCCCACTACGAGCATCAGAGCTACAAA CGCCTTGAGGAATCGCATCGCGAGAAGGTCACCCGTGTGATGAAGGACTGGTCCGATCTGGAGGAGAAGTACCAGGACATGCGACTGGCCGATCCCAAGGCAGCCCAGAGTTTCAAGCAGCGCATGACGGCACGCTTCCAG ACTTCTGTTCAGGCACTCGAGGAAGAAGGCAACGCCGAGAAGCACCAACTGGCCGCCATGCACCAACAGCGTGTCCTTGCCCACATCAATCAGCGCAAACGCGAAGCCATGACCTGTTACACTCAAGCGCTCACCGAGCAACCACCAAAC GCTCATCATGTCGAGAAGTGTCTGCAGAAATTGTTGCGTGCTCTGCACAAGGATCGTGCCCATGCCCTAGCCCACTATCGCCATCTGTTGAACTCGGGCGGTCCCGGCGGTCTGGAGGCAGCCGCATCGGAGCGACCACGCACACTGGAGCGTCTGATCGATATCGATCGTGCTGTCAACCAGTCGATGACCATGCTGAAGCGTTATCCCGAACTATCGGCCAAGATTGCCCAACTGATGAACGATTACATTTTGGCATTGCGCAGCAAGGATGACATTCCCGGCTCATCTCTGGGCATGAGCGAGGAGGCCGAGGCTGGCATTTTGGACAAGTATCGCATCGAGATCGAACGCAAGGTGGCCGAGAAGGAGCGTTTGCGTCTGGCCGAGAAGCAGCGCAAGGAGCAGCGTGCCGCCGAGCGTGAGAAGTTGCGTGAGGAGAAGTTGCGCATGGAGGCCAAGAAGGTGGACGATATGCTCAAGTCGCAGGCGGCAGAGCAAttgcaaaagcagcaaacccagcaacaacagtcccagtcacagcagcaacaacaacaacaacaacagcagcagcagcaacaactgcaggaCAAGAGCATCAATAGCAAGGAGTTGAGCATGGACGGAGTTGGCGGTCTGGTGACTGCATCGAATCTCAATCTTGACACAACCAAGAGCGAGAAGGAGCTGGCTGATGCTGAGTATGCTGAGGCCACGGTCAG CACCAAAGTGCAGACCGTCTTGCCAACGGTGGATGATGATGCTGTGCAGCGAGCTGTCGAGGAGGTGGCCGCCGCTGTGGCCCATCAGGAGGCTGAGCCACAGGTGCAGCACTTCATGACCCACGATCTGGGCCACCGTGAATCG AGCTTCTCGCTGCGACGCGAATTCTCGCATGCGCACGCGGCCAAGGAGGGGCGCAATGTCTATTTCACGCTCTCGTTTGCCGGCATCGCCCTAATGGCTGCCGTATTTGTCGGCGTGGCCGTTGCCAAGTGGCGAACATCGCGTTCGCCGCACGCGCAGGGCTTCATTGAGGTGGATCAG AATGTTACCACACATCATCCCATCGTGCAGGAGGAGAAAATCGTGCCCAACATGCAGATCAATGGGTACGAAAATCCGACCTACAAATATTTCGAAGTGAAAGAGTAA